The genomic region AGCTCGGCATCGACGCCCTCGTGGTGGAGCAGTTCACCCGCGATTTCGCAAGCCAGGGCCCGGGAAAGTTCTTCGACGACATACTCCAAAACAGGCTTCGCGCGTCGTGCGTCGTGATCGGCTACGATTTCACGTTCGGCATGCACAGACAGGGGACCATAGAGACCTTCGAGGAGATGGGGAAAAAATGCGGGATGTCGTCGATAGTCGTGCCCGCGGTCTTCGCCGACGAGACGCTCATCAGCTCCACGGTCATACGCTCGATGATATCCGCTGGCGAGGTGAAAAGGGCGCGCTCGCTCCTCGGCAGACCGTACGAAGCGTTGGGAAACGTGGTGCCGGGCCGCGGCTTCGGCTCCGCCCTCGCGGCGAGGACCGCGAACCTCTCCCTCGCGAGCGAGATCAGCCCCAAAGACGGCGTCTACATCACCAGGACGCTCGTGCACCACGAAGGCTATGGAAAGA from bacterium harbors:
- the ribF gene encoding riboflavin biosynthesis protein RibF, whose product is LGHQELMRRARMEAKRRRCASVVYTFEPHPVKVLSPDQCPKLLTTREQKQAQLAKLGIDALVVEQFTRDFASQGPGKFFDDILQNRLRASCVVIGYDFTFGMHRQGTIETFEEMGKKCGMSSIVVPAVFADETLISSTVIRSMISAGEVKRARSLLGRPYEALGNVVPGRGFGSALAARTANLSLASEISPKDGVYITRTLVHHEGYGKTTPDLYESVTSIGQNPTFADLPRSFETHLIDADADLLGKTLSVEFLERIRDQEKFISVEDLRNRIHQDIDVARKYHGRTAR